The Geomonas agri genome contains the following window.
GTAGTGCAGCAACAATCCGATGATGGCGACCAGTTGGAAGATGGTCTTGAACTTGCCCAGGTTGCTGGCCGGAATGACGATACCCTCGGTGGAGGCGATGCCGCGCAGACCGGTGATGATCATCTCGCGCCCGAGTATCACCAGTACCATCCAGGCCGGCACGCGGTCGAAGGGGAGAATCATGATCAGCGCGGCCATGACGATCAGCTTGTCGGCGATCGGGTCCAGGAACTTGCCGAACACGGTGACGATCCCCATCTTCCTGGCGAGATACCCGTCCAGCCAGTCGGTGACCGATGCTGCGGCGAAGAGCGCCGCGGCCCAGAAGCCGGGTTCGCGCTCGGGCGACAGCAACAGGACGCACAGAAGCGGTATGGCCGCTATGCGCAGCATGGTCAGGATGTTCGGGAGATTCATGATCTGGGATCGGGTGGAGGGCATGCTTGGCCTTTTACGCTATCGGTAGCTGTTCCGGTAACTGAGTACCTTGGACACGTAGGTCTGGGTTTCGGGATAGGGGGGGATGCCGCCGTACTTGGCAACGGCGTTCAACCCGCAGTTGTAGGCGGCGACCGCCAGCGACTCGTTCCCCTTGAAGGTGTCCAACAAAAACCTCAGGTAACGCACGCCGCCGCGGATATTGTCGGACGGATTGAAGGAGTCGGTGACCTTGAGCCCCTGGGCGGTCTTGGGCATGAGCTGCATCAGCCCCTGTGCCCCCTTGGGCGATACCGCGCTCGGGTTGTAGCCGCTCTCGGCGTGGATCACCGCTTTCACCAGCGAACTGTCGACGCCGAACTCGCGCGAGCAGGAGCTGATGATGGGCTCGAACTCGGCGGGGTTGCGGGCATAGCCGGAAAGCTTGAAGGCGGTCCTGAGACGCTTGTCCTTCTTTATGTCGCGCATGAAGATCTTGAAACGCTTGTCGGTGGGGGCGTCGGTGAAGTGAACGGTTCCGTCGGGATCTTCGTATTTATATATGTCGGCGCGCGCAGGTGCCGGGATACACCACGACAGTGCGGCCACGGTCAGGATGGCTGCCAGGGAAAGTCGGTGTGACGTTAAGCGCATGAGCTTCCTTTTTTAATGGGACAGGGAATTCCGCCACGAAAATATATAGACTAATAAGCATGATAATTCAAGGTCTAATGTAACGTTGGCGGGCTATAACCTGTCAAAAGTCTTGACAAAAATCTCGCTGGGATCAATAATTTGCGGGTTTTCCCGAGCCGGTTACGCGAAGAACGCAAGGTACCCGCGACGCACACCAAGAAATCTCCTTTGAGGGCACAGGCCCAACGTTGCCGCCATGACCCCCTGAGCCTTTCCTGAAGTACTCGCGACTGCTGCACGGCTTCGTCTCATACTTTCGGTCTCAAGAAACGCCTAATCCAGCTTATCGGGGGGTAGTTTGATGAAGGAGAAAACTGATTTTCTGGTGATCGGCAGCGGTATCGCGGGGCTTTCCTTCGCGCTGCAGGCTGCGGCCCACGGCAAGGTCGCGGTGGTCACCAAACGGGACATCTCGGAGTCGGCCACGAACTACGCGCAGGGGGGAATCGCCACGGTCTCGTCGGAAGAGGACACCTTCGACGCGCACGTGCAGGACACCCTGGTCGCCGGCGCCGGTATCTGCCACGAGGACGTGGTGCGCATGGTGGTCGAGGAAGGGCCGCAGGTGATCCGCAACCTGATCGACTGGGGGGTGCAGTTCACCAAGAGCGGCGACGCCTACGACCTGACCCGCGAAGGGGGGCACAGCGCGCGGCGCATCTTGCACGCCGAGGACATCACCGGCCGCGAGATTGAGCGCGCCCTGGTGGAGGCGGCCAAGAAGCACGAGAACATCACCATCTACGAGAACCACATCGCCATCGACCTGGTCACCGAGTCGAAGGTGCTGAAGCAGAAGTTGGAGCAGAACCGCTGCCTGGGCGCCCACGTGCTGGACAAGGAGTCCGGCGTGGTGCGGACCTTCGCGGCGCGCATTACGCTGCTGGCCTCGGGCGGCGCCGGCAAGGTCTATCTTTATACCTGCAACCCGGATGTTGCCACCGGTGACGGCGTTGCCATGGCCTACCGCGCCGGCGCGACTATCGCCAACATGGAATTCATGCAGTTCCACCCGACCACGCTGTACCACCCCAACGCCCGCTCGTTCCTGATCTCCGAGGCGGTACGCGGCGAGGGGGCCATCCTCAAGCGCCGCGACGGCACTGCCTTCATGGAGAAGTACCATCACCTGAAGGACCTGGCCCCGCGCGACATCGTGGCTCGCGCCATCGACAACGAGATGAAAACCTACGGCGACGACTGCGTCTACCTGGACATCAGGCACCGCGGCGCCGAGTACATCACCTCGCGCTTCCCCAACATCTACCAGACCTGCCTCGAGTACGGCATCGACATGACGAAGGAGATGCTCCCGGTCGTTCCCGCGGCGCATTATCTCTGCGGCGGCGTGCAGGTGGACTTCAACGCCGAGACCGACATCAAGCACCTCTACGCCATCGGCGAGGTCGCCTTCACCGGCCTGCACGGCGGCAACCGTCTCGCCAGCAACTCGCTTCTTGAGGCGGCAGTCTACGCCGGGCGCGCCTACGAGCACGCGGTGCAGATACTCAAGGACGAGACCTTCTCCTTCCCGCAGATCCCCGAGTGGGACGCCGGCACCGCGACCAACTCGGACGAGATGGTGGTGGTGTCCCAGAACTGGGACGAGATCCGCCGCTTCATGTGGAACTACGTCGGCATCGTGAGAAGCGACAAGCGCCTCGCGCGCGCCATGCGCCGCATCGAGCTGATCCAGGACGAGATCGAGGAGTACTACTGGAACTTCATAGTCACCTCGGACCTTATCGAGCTGAGAAACATCGCCACCGTGGCGCAGTTGATCGTCGCCTGTGCACAGATGCGCAAGGAATCGCGCGGGCTCAACTACAATATCGATTACCCGGGCGTCGACGACGTGAACTGGAAACGCGACACCCACATCAAGAAGAAGTTCTGAGGACGCCGCCATGGGCATTGACGACATCAGGGACGAAATCGACCGGCTGGACAGCGAACTGCTGCGCATCTTCAACGAACGCGCCTCGCTCGCCCTCAAAATAGGCGAGATAAAGAAGGGGCTCGACCTGCCGGTCTACGACCCGACCCGGGAGAAGCGCATCTTCGCCCGGATGACGTCGGAGAACCATGGGCCCCTGGACGACCAGGCCATCGTGCGGCTCTTCGAGAGGGTGATCGACGAATCGCGCCGCCTTGAGCGCATCATGACCCGCGGCGAACACTAAAGGGAGGATTGGCAGGTGCTGATCGTTATGCGTAAGACGGCCGACGAAAAGGCCCAGGAAGAGATCAAGTCGTTCCTCATCGAGCGTGGCTTCGACATCCACCAGTCCACCGGCGCGAACCGGGTCATCATCGGCGTCATCGGCGACACCGAAACCCTCCCCGAGGCCGACATCAAGGCCTTCCCGGGCGTCCTGCAGGTAGTGCGTATCGCCAAGGAAGAGTGATGCGCCTGAACATAAACGCATACCTCTCCGAGGCGATGAAGGGGGACGGCAAGAGCTTCGAGGAGAAGCGCGGCGCCTACCTCGCCGCTGCGCGCGAGTTCCTGGAGCACTTCCGCGAGGAGTCCAAGCGCTCGCACCGTGAAGGGGAGGACGGCATTGCCGTGGTGCAGTCCATCACCGCCATGACCGACGCCCTGGTGACCAGGCTGTTCACGGCGCTCTCGGACGACCTGCAGATGCACAAGACCGGTCAGCTTGCCCTGATCGCGGTGGGGGGCTACGGGCGGCGAGAGCTGAACCCGTACTCCGACCTTGATCTCCTTTTCCTGTATTCCGGCAAGGACTCCAAGGTGGTGGAGGAGGCGGCCAACCGCTTGCTCTACTTCCTGTGGGACCTGCGCCTGGACGTCGGCTACTCGGTGCGCACCATCGCCGACTGCGTCGAGATGGCGGGCAACGACATCACCGTCAAGACGGCGCTTCTGGACGCGCGCCTGCTCACAGGGAGCGAACACCTCTTTACCGAACTGAAGAAGATGATGGTGACCCAGGTGCTCGCCAAGAGAAGCGACGCCTTCATCAACGAGAAGCTGGAGGAGTTGCGCAAACGGCGCGAGAAGTACGGCTCCAGCGTCTACATCCTGGAACCTAACATCAAGGAAGGGGAGGGGTGCCTCCGGGACCTGCACACTGCGATGTGGGTCGCCAAGATCAAGTACAAGGTGGATGAGCCGCGCGAACTGGTAATCAAGGGGGTCCTCTCGGAAGAGGAGCTCGGCATGTACTACAGCTCGCTCTCCTACCTCTGGCGCATCCGCAACGAACTGCACTACCTGGCCGGTAGGAAGAACGACCAGCTCACCTTCGAGGCCCAGACTTCCATCGCCCGCTTCTTCGGCTACGAGGACAAGGGGAAGACCCTCGCCGTAGAGCAGTTCATGCAGGACTTCTACCTGCACGCCAACCGCGTCGAGCACTTCAGTTCGCTCCTCATCACCAAGTGCAGCCAGCGCGAGGACTCCACCCGCAAGATCCTGGGCTACTTCACCCGCCGCCCGGTGGGAGACGGCTTCTACGTCATGAAGGGTGAACTGGTGGTCCCGGATGAGGCCGTGGTCGCCAAGGACCCGGTGCGGCTCATCAAGATCTTCGAACATGCCCAGAAGCAGGGGGTGGCGCTCTCCCTGGCCACCAAGACCCTGATCCGCAACAACCTGGACCTGGTCAACGACAAGTTCCGCCGTTCCAAGGAGGCCAATGCCTCCTTCATCAACATCCTGCAGTCCGAGAAGAAGGTCTACGATACCCTGCAGCAGATGCACCACCTGGGCTTTTTGATCCGCTTCATCCCGGAGTTCGAGCGCATCTACTGCAAGGTGCAGCACGACGTCTACCACATCTACACGGTCGATACCCATACCCTGTTCGCCGTCGAGGAACTGGCCAAGCTGTGGCGCGGTGAGCACAAGGACACGCTGCCGCTCTTGACCCAGCTCGCCATGGAGATCGACAAGCGCTGGTTGCTGCTCCTGGCCGTCTTGTTCCACGACATCGGCAAAGGTGGGGGGGGCGGTCACGCCGAGGTGGGTGCCGAGTTGACCAAGACCATCGCCCGCCGCATGGGGCTCATCAAGGAAGATTCGGAGCGGCTGCAGTTTTTGGTGCGCCAGCACCTCCTGTTGGCCCACATCGCCCAGCGCCGCGACCTGCACGACGAGCGCATGATCATCCAGTTCGCGCGCCAGATGGAGAAAAGCGAGAACCTGAAGATGCTCTACCTGTTGACCTACGCCGACATCAAGGCGGTGGGGCCGGAGGTGTGGACCGAGTGGAAGGCGCTTTTGCTGCAGGAGCTCTACGAGAAGGCCTTCACCGTGCTGGAACGCGGCGACTTCAAGCTGGAGGCGTCCGGGGACCGGGTGCGCCGGGTCAAGAGGACCGTGTTCGACCTCTTGGCGGACGACTACCCGGGGCAGCTCATCAAGGACGAGTTGCAGGCACTCACCACCAGGCATCTGCTCTCTTATGCCCCCGAGGTTCTCTCGGGGCACGTGCGCACGCTGCTCGAGATGCCCAAGAAACTGCTGGTGCTGCAGCTGTCCCACGAGGTGGACCGCGGCTATACCAACTGCACCATCTGCACCTATGACGTCCCGGGGCTCTTCTCCATGATCACCGGCGTTATGGCGGCCAACGGCATGAACATCCTGGGCGCGCAGATCCACACCAACACCAACGAGAAGGTGCTGGATATCCTCCAGGTGAATTCGCCGCAAGGCTTCGTGATCACCGAGGAAAGCCGCTGGACCCGTTTCGAGACCGATCTGAGGCAGGTGCTGGAAGGAAAGATCCGGGTGGGGCAGTTGGTGGCTAAGCGCAACCGTCCCAGCATCCTCACTGAGAAGGCGAAGCCGACCGTGCCGGCGCGGGTGGAGATCGACAACGAGGTTTCCTCCGACTACACGGTCATCGACATCTACGCCCACGACAAGGTCGGGCTTTTGTACAGCATCACCAGCACGCTCACCAGGCTCGGGCTCTACATCGGCGTGTCCAAGATTTCCACCAAGGTGGACCAGGTCGCCGACGTGTTCTACGTGAAGAACATCTTCGGGCAGAAGATCACCGAGCCGAGTAAGCTCGAGGAGATCCGCAAGGACCTCCTCGCTGCCGTGGACGGCTAGTGGACCGCTACCTCGACCTGTTCCTGAACTACCTGGTGGTCGAAAAGGGGGCCGCCGACAACACCGTGGCCGCCTACAGCAGGGACCTGACCCGCTACCTCGCGTACCTGGGGGACCGGGAGCCCGGGCAGGTGCGGGCGAGCGACGTCACCGGGTATCTCGCCAAGCTCAAAGGGGAGGGGATCTCACCCCGGAGCCGGGCGAGGGCGCTTTCGGCGCTTCGGATGCTGCACCGCTTCCTGGTGCGCGAGGGGTACTGCGAGGTCAATCCGACCGCCATCGTCGAGGCGCCCAAGGGGCTCCAGAAGCTGCCGAGCGTACTCAGTTCACGCGAGGTGGAAGCGCTGCTGGCCTCGCCGCTCGACACCGGCGCCATCGAGTTGCGCGACAAGGCGATGCTGGAACTGCTCTACGCCACGGGGCTGCGCGTTTCCGAGCTGGTGGGACTGAAGATAGGCGACGTCAACATCGACGCCGGGTACCTGATGACCATCGGCAAGGGGGACAAGGAGCGCTTGATCCCGATGGGAGGCGCTGCGTGTCACGCGGTGGGGGAGTACCTGGAGCAGGCGCGCCAGGAGCTCTTGAAGCAGAAGAGTTCGCCGCTGCTTTTTTTGAGTCGGCTCGGTGAGGGGATGACGCGGCAGGCCTTCTGGAACATCATCAAGAAGAGGGCGCTGCAGGCGGGAGTGAGGAGCGGCATCTCGCCGCACACCTTGCGGCATTCCTTCGCGACGCACCTGTTGGAAAACGGCGCGGACTTGAGGAGCGTGCAGATCATGCTCGGCCACGCTGACCTCTCGACCACGCAGATCTATACTCACGTGACGCGCGAGCGGCTGAAGCGGCTGCACGAAAAGGCGCACCCGAGGGGATAAACAAAGCGCCTCACGCAAAGCCGCAAAGGCGCGAAGACACTAAGCAAAGCTGGTGATTCTGAACGTTTCACCCTTTGCGTCTTGGCGGCTTGGCGTGACAGATTGAGTTTCACTCTAACCACAGATTACTGATAAAGGATGGATGCTATGAAGTATGTTGTGTTGCTCGGAGACGGGATGTCGGACCAGCCGGTCGGGGCTTTGGAAGGAAAAACACCCCTGCAGGCGGCTAAGACGCCTAACATGGATTTCATGGCCAAACGCGGAACACTGGGGCTCGCACACACGGTGCCGCAAGGCTACGCTCCGGGGTCGGACGTTGCCAACCTCTCCATATTCGGCTACAACCCGGTCGACTGCTACACCGGCCGCTCGCCGCTGGAAGCGGCCAGCATGGGTGTCTCCCTTGGCCCCGACGACGTCGCCTTCCGCCTCAACCTGGTACACCTGGAGGCACGCGGCGGCAAGCTGATCATGGAAGACTACTCCGCCGGCCACATCTCCAGCGCTGACGGGCGTGAACTGGTCGAAGAACTGCAGCGCCAGCTCGGCAACGAGGAATTTTCCTTCCACCCCGGCGTCAGCTACCGCCACCTTATGGTATGGCACGGCGGCAGGACCCAGATTAAGATGACCCCGCCCCACGACATCTCCGGGCAGTCCATCACCGAGCACATGCCGTCTGGCGAGGGCGCAGACAAGCTCATCTATCTGATGAACGCTTCGCAGATGATCTTCCACAACCACCCCCAGTACAAGCGCCGCGCCGCCGCAGGCGAGGTGCCGGCCAACTCCATCTGGCTCTGGGGACACGGCAAGGCCCCGGCCATGGACACCTTTGACGCACGCTTCGGCCTCACCGGCGCCGTCATCTCGGCCGTCGACCTGATCAAGGGGATCGGCGTCTACGCGGGGCTCGACATCATCAATGTCCCCGGCGCCACCGGCTACCTCGACACCAACTTCGACGGCAAGGCCCAGGCCGCCATCGACGCGCTCAAGACCCACGACTTCGTGTTCGTGCACGTGGAAGCGCCGGACGAGGCGTCGCACTCCGGCAAGCTCGCCGACAAGATCAAGGCCATCGAGCTCTTCGACGAGAAGGTGGTGGGACCGGTGCTGCAGGGGGTGAAGCAGTTCGGCGATTACCGCATCCTGTGCGCGCCCGACCATCCCACGCCGATTGTCATGATGACCCACAGCTCCGATCCGGTTCCCTTCGTTATCTATGCCGGCGAGGAAAAGGAGAAGACGGGCGTGGCCGGGTACGACGAGATCGCCGCTGCCGCGACCGGGATCAAGGTGGAGCCGGGATACAAGCTGATGGAGATGCTGCTCAACCGCTAGTTGGAACTGTTCCTTACCTTCGATCTCCGCCCCTCCCCCTGGAGGGGGGAGGTCGGGAGGGGGGCGTTTCCAGATGACGACTGTTTCCCCCTCCCTAGCCCTCCCCCTCCGGGGGAGGGGATAATCAAAATGAACATCATCCCGCATCGCCTCACATTAAGCGTTGACAACTGCTTGGCCACGGGTTTTAATGGCCAGTCTACGATTACTTAACCTCATCGGTCCTGCCCTCGGGCATATCACATTAAAGCTTCAGGAGGAATTTGATGAATCCATTAGCCGCGGAGTTAAACGAGTCTCTGGCCCAGCACAGCCCTCATGTACTGGAGATGCTGTCTGATCTCGGCAAGAACCTCTTCTTCCCCAAAGGGATCCTCACCCAGTCGGCTGAAGCAAAAGAAAAAGCCCACAAGTTCAACGCCACCATCGGCATCGCCACCGAGAACGGCGGCCCGATGTACCTTTCCTGCATCCAGGACAAGCTGACCGGCTTTGATCCGAAGGATATCTACCCGTATGCACCGCCGGCAGGCAAACCGGAACTGCGCGCCCTGTGGCGCGAGAAGATGCTGCGTGAAAACCCGAGCCAGGTCGGCAAGCACTTCAGCAGCCCGATCGTCACCAACGCGCTGACCCACGGCCTCTCCATCGTTGCCGACATGTTCGTCGACAAGGGCGATCACCTGATCCTGCCGGACATGCTCTGGGGCAACTACAACCTCACCTTCGGCACCTGCAGTGGCGCCATCGTGAAAAAGTACCCAACCTTCACCGCCAACGGCGGCTACGACGTCGACGCCTTCAAGGCCGCCCTGCAGAACTCCGCCGAGGAGAAGGGCAAGGTCATCGTGCTGCTGAACTTCCCGAACAACCCGAGCGGCTACACCCCGACCGTTGCCGAGGGTGACGCCCTGGTCGCCGCCATCAAGGAAGTCGCCGAGGCTGGCTGCAACGTGGTCGCCATCACCGACGACGCCTACTTCGGTCTCTTCTACGAGGACAGCCTGAAGGAGTCCCTCTTCGGCAAGCTGGCCAACCTCCACCCGCGCATCCTGGCGGTCAAGCTGGACGGCGCCACCAAGGAAGAATTCGTCTGGGGCTTCCGCACCGGTTTCATCACCTTCGCCGACGGCCACGACTACGAGAACGCGCCGGTGATGAACGCCCTGGAGAAAAAGGCAATGGGCATCATCCGTGCCCGCATCTCCAACTGCCCGCACCCCTCCCAGACCTTCGTTATCGAGGCGCTGCGCTCCCCGGACTTCCTCAAGCAGAAGGAGGAGAAGTTCCAGATCATGAAGGGGCGCGCCCTGAAGACCAAGGAAGTGCTCAACAGTGGCAAGTACGAAAAGGCCTGGGATTACTACCCGTTCAACTCCGGCTACTTCATGTGCCTCAAGCTGAAGAACGTGGACGCCGAGAAGCTGCGCGTGCACCTGCTGGAGAAGTACGGCGTCGGCGCCATCTCCACCACCAAGACCGACCTCCGTATCGCCTTCTCCTGCATCGCCGAGCAGGACATCCCGGAGCTGTTCGACATCATCTACAAGGGTGTGCAGGACCTGGCGTAACGGCTGCCTGTTTTACCTTTTAGCTGAATGAAAGAAGCCCCTGACCGCGCATGTGCGGCAGGGGCTTCTTTTTATTGTGATGTCTCACGCAAAGTCGCAAAGGCGCAAAGAAAGAAAATACATACAGGGATAAAGGGGATAAAAGGGATACGTCAAAACCCGCCTTAGGTTTTGATCACTGTTACCCCTTTTATCCCTGTTAAAACGCCAGTGCTGTGCAAAAGAAAAGGGCTCTCCGATGTGGAGAGCCCTTCGCGTACCAGAGGCTTTTGCGTTAGTCTATCAGCTTCCCGATAGATCCGAAGCGGGGGCGCATCTTGTCTTTGTCCCAGGACCAGTACTTGATGAAAGCCAATCCCTTGATCTTGTCCATCTTCACGAAGCCCCAGAAGCGGCTGTCGTAGGAACGGTCGCGGTTGTCGCCCATGACGAAGTAGGAGTCGGCAGGCACAGTGACCGGATCCTTGAAGTCCCTCGGGTTGAACTCCTTGGGAACGGTGTCGGGCTCCTTGTGCACCTCGTGCGGGTTGGCATACAGCTTCCCGTTCACGTAGACTCGCTTGTTCTTCACCTCGACCACGTCGCCGGGGGTGCCGATGATGCGCTTGATGAAGTCCTTGCTGGGATCCTCGGGGTACTCGAACACGATGACATCGCCCTGCCTGGGGGAGCGGATCTTGAGGATGCGCCCGTCCAACCCGGGGATCTTGGTGCCGTAGATGAACTTGTTGACCAGCAGGTGGTCCCCGATGAGCAGGGTGTCTTCCATGGAGCCCGAGGGAATCTTGAATGCCTGTACCACGAAGGTGCGGATGACCATGGCCAACAGCACCGCGATGATGATCGATTCGAGGTACTCGCGGACGATGTGTTTGCCCTGGGCTGGCTTCACTTCTTTGGCCGGTTCAGCGGGTTTATCTTCGACAACGTTCTTGTAATCTTCCATGTGCTGTTGCTTCCTTTTGAGGGTATGGGAGGGTCAAGCCTTCCTAAATTAGGCTAACCTTCGACTTTGAGGATGGCCAAAAAGGCCTCTTGCGGCAGTTCCACGTTGCCCACGTTCTTCATGCGCTTCTTCCCTTCCTTCTGCTTCTCCAGGAGTTTGCGCTTCCTGGTGATGTCGCCACCGTAGCACTTGGCGAGAACGTCCTTCCTCATCGCCTTCACGGTCTCGCGCGCGATGACCTTGGTGCCGACCGCTGCCTGGATGGCGATTTCGAACATCTGGCGCGGGATCAACTCTTTCATCTTGGAGACCAGCTCGCGGCCTCTGTAGTAGGCTTTGTCCTTGTGGATGATCAGCGACAGGGCGTCGACCACTTCGCCGTTGATCATGATGTTGAGGCGCACCAGTTCGCTTTGGCGGTAGTCCAAAAGCTCGTAGTCGAGCGACGCGTACCCCTTGGTGATCGACTTCAGGCGGTCGTAGAAGTCGAGGACCACCTCGTTCAGCGGCAGCTCGTAGACCACCATGACGCGGGTCGGGGTCAGGTACTTGATCTCGCGCTGCACGCCGCGCTTCTCCTCGCAAAGCGCCAGGATCCCTCCCACGAACTCGTTGGGGACGTGGATGGAGGCGAGGATGAACGGCTCCTCGACGTAGGCGATCTCCTGGGTCGGGGGGAGCTGGTTCGCGCTCTGGATGTGGACCATGTTGCCGTCGGTGCCGTGCACGCGGTAGACGACGGTGGGGGCGGTGGTGATGAGCTCGAGGTTGAACTCGCGCTCCAGCCGCTCCTGGATGATCTCCATGTGCAACAGACCCAGGAAGCCGCAGCGGAAGCCGAAGCCGAGCGCGAGCGAGGTTTCCGGGTCGTAGGAGAAGGAGGAGTCGTTCAGCTTGAGCTTCGCCAGCGCGTCGCGCAGGCTCTCATACTGGGAGGTGTCGATCGGGTAGAGCCCGGAGAACACCATCGGCTTCACTTCCTTGTAGCCGGGAAGCGCCGCGTCGCAGGGGTTGTGCACCAGCGTGACGGTGTCGCCTACCTTGGCGTCGGCCACTTCCCTGATGCCGGCAATGATGAAGCCGACCTCGCCGGCGGTGAGTGCCGCGACCTCGCGCATGTCGGGGGAGAAGACGCCGGCCTTCAGCACCTCGTAGTTCTTCCGGTTCGACATGAGCTGGATCTTGTCGCCCTTTTTCACCGTGCCGTCCACGATGCGCACCAGGATGATGACGCCCTGGTACTGGTCGTACCACGAGTCGAACAACAGCGCCTTGAGCGGCTTGTTGGGGTCGCCCTGCGGCGGCGGGATCTTCTTGACGATCTCTTCCAGGATCTCCTTGGTGCCGATCCCTTCTTTGGCACTGGCCAGCACGGCGTCATGGGTATCGAGACCGATGATCTCCTCGATCTCGGCCTTGACCCGCTCCGGCTCGGCGGCGGGGAGGTCGATCTTGTTCAGCACGACGAAGACCTCGAGGTTCGCGTCCAGGGCCAGGTACACGTTGGCCAGGGTCTGCGCCTCGACCCCTTGGGAGGCGTCCACCACCAGCAGGCCGCCCTCGCAGGCGGTCAGCGAACGGGAGACCTCGTAGGTGAAGTCGACGTGGCCCGGGGTATCGATCAGGTTGAGTACGTAGTCCTTGCCGTCTTCGGCCCGGTAGTTGAGGCGGACGGTCTGGGCCTTGATGGTGATGCCGCGTTCCCGTTCCAGGTCCATCTTGTCGAGGAACTGGTCCTGCTTCTCGCGTGCGGAGAGGGTGCCGGTGAATTCGAGAAGGCGGTCGGCAAGGGTGGATTTGCCGTGATCGATGTGGGCGATGATGGAAAAATTGCGGATATGCTCGAGTACCATATTGTCCTTTATCGGGCGGAGATTAACTCATGAAATATATAGATTCGACCTCTGATTGTAAAGGAATTTCTCCCCTCAGAAACAGCCGTGGGCTCTCTTGTTCCGGCTGCCTACCAACCGGCATCCACTTTCAGTTTTTGGGTCCCATGCCGATAAGAAAATGCGGGCACTGTTATAGGAGATTGCGAAACAGTTGCAAGGAAATCCTTAGCTGCTTCCAGATTGCGCGAATGAGTATACGTCTTACAATGATGGTGGATGCATTCATCCTTTTTCTATCCGTGCATTCTTAAATTCAAACAACGGCGGTCTCCATGTCTGGCAGGAAAAAGTCTATTCTTCAACTGGTAGTAGTTACCCTGGTAACTCTGATGACTGTGTTTCTTGCCGCTCTGGGTACCGCCAATTACCTGAAGGAAAGCAGCGAGCAGTGGGCGAAGCTCGAATACGACCTTCAGGCGGACGTGGACCATTATGCCGCGGCCCTGGCCGCGCCGCTTTGGAACATCGACCGCACCCAGGTCGACCTCATCCTGCACAGCATCATGCGCCACAGAAGGGTCTACGCCATCCTGGTCACCAGCGACGGGCAGACCCACGGCCTGGTGCGCGACGCCAACTGGCGCCCGGTGCCGGTTTCCGGACCGGTGGACCGCAAGGGACTGCGCAGCGCCATGCGTCCCGTCACCTTCGGCGGGCTGGTCATCGGCGGTGTCGAGGAACTGGCGACGCCGAAGTTCGTGCAGCAGGAACTGCAGCAAACGCTCTACACGACCGTGCTGGTGATCTTGTTCTGCGACATCCTGATGATACTGGCGCTGTACCTCCTTTTGTGGCGCATCGTCCTGCAGCCGGTGCTCTCCCTGGAAAAGTACGCGGTCGCGGTGAGCGAGGGGAAGGCGGTGCGGGTGCCGCAACGCCCGTACTTCGGAGAGCTCGAGGTACTCAGGCAGTCGATCGAGAAGATGGTCGACCTCTTGGGCAACCGCTACCGCGCGATCTTGAAATCGGAAGGCGAGCTGCAAAAGCTCAAAAACTACCTCGCCAACATCATCGACTCGATGCCCTCCATCCTGATAGGAATCGACAGCACGCACGCGGTGACCCAGTGGAGCCTGCAGGCGACCAGGGTGACC
Protein-coding sequences here:
- the xerD gene encoding site-specific tyrosine recombinase XerD: MDRYLDLFLNYLVVEKGAADNTVAAYSRDLTRYLAYLGDREPGQVRASDVTGYLAKLKGEGISPRSRARALSALRMLHRFLVREGYCEVNPTAIVEAPKGLQKLPSVLSSREVEALLASPLDTGAIELRDKAMLELLYATGLRVSELVGLKIGDVNIDAGYLMTIGKGDKERLIPMGGAACHAVGEYLEQARQELLKQKSSPLLFLSRLGEGMTRQAFWNIIKKRALQAGVRSGISPHTLRHSFATHLLENGADLRSVQIMLGHADLSTTQIYTHVTRERLKRLHEKAHPRG
- a CDS encoding cofactor-independent phosphoglycerate mutase; translated protein: MKYVVLLGDGMSDQPVGALEGKTPLQAAKTPNMDFMAKRGTLGLAHTVPQGYAPGSDVANLSIFGYNPVDCYTGRSPLEAASMGVSLGPDDVAFRLNLVHLEARGGKLIMEDYSAGHISSADGRELVEELQRQLGNEEFSFHPGVSYRHLMVWHGGRTQIKMTPPHDISGQSITEHMPSGEGADKLIYLMNASQMIFHNHPQYKRRAAAGEVPANSIWLWGHGKAPAMDTFDARFGLTGAVISAVDLIKGIGVYAGLDIINVPGATGYLDTNFDGKAQAAIDALKTHDFVFVHVEAPDEASHSGKLADKIKAIELFDEKVVGPVLQGVKQFGDYRILCAPDHPTPIVMMTHSSDPVPFVIYAGEEKEKTGVAGYDEIAAAATGIKVEPGYKLMEMLLNR
- a CDS encoding aminotransferase class I/II-fold pyridoxal phosphate-dependent enzyme, whose amino-acid sequence is MNPLAAELNESLAQHSPHVLEMLSDLGKNLFFPKGILTQSAEAKEKAHKFNATIGIATENGGPMYLSCIQDKLTGFDPKDIYPYAPPAGKPELRALWREKMLRENPSQVGKHFSSPIVTNALTHGLSIVADMFVDKGDHLILPDMLWGNYNLTFGTCSGAIVKKYPTFTANGGYDVDAFKAALQNSAEEKGKVIVLLNFPNNPSGYTPTVAEGDALVAAIKEVAEAGCNVVAITDDAYFGLFYEDSLKESLFGKLANLHPRILAVKLDGATKEEFVWGFRTGFITFADGHDYENAPVMNALEKKAMGIIRARISNCPHPSQTFVIEALRSPDFLKQKEEKFQIMKGRALKTKEVLNSGKYEKAWDYYPFNSGYFMCLKLKNVDAEKLRVHLLEKYGVGAISTTKTDLRIAFSCIAEQDIPELFDIIYKGVQDLA
- the lepB gene encoding signal peptidase I, yielding MEDYKNVVEDKPAEPAKEVKPAQGKHIVREYLESIIIAVLLAMVIRTFVVQAFKIPSGSMEDTLLIGDHLLVNKFIYGTKIPGLDGRILKIRSPRQGDVIVFEYPEDPSKDFIKRIIGTPGDVVEVKNKRVYVNGKLYANPHEVHKEPDTVPKEFNPRDFKDPVTVPADSYFVMGDNRDRSYDSRFWGFVKMDKIKGLAFIKYWSWDKDKMRPRFGSIGKLID